TGCGCGGGGCCTTTCACCTCGACCCTGCTGATCCGCTTGTGGCCGCGCTGCAGCGCGCGCGTGTGGCGCTTGGCGATGTGCCGCTGCCAACCGGCGGCAAGCCGTTTGTTGATGACGCCAACACCTTTTGGGCCGAAGCGGGCGTGCCGGCGATCACTCATGGCCCACGTGGCGGCGGGGCGCACACGCTGGAGGAATGGGTCGATCTCGACGATTTGGAGCGGGTGGCGCGCGTTTACGCTCTAACGGCGCTTGCCTATTGCTGAGCGGAGCCAGCGCGGCTCGCGGCCCGCAATCTTTGGCTAATCGGCGCGAGCTGGCCGGCAAGGTTTCGCTCACAGGCGCAAGCCGAACTCGCCGGAAAGCGTGAACTGATTTTGATTTAGTTTGCGTCGGCAGCTCGTCGATGCAGGGACAAAGGCGAACCCGTTTCGCGATTGATGGGGCATTTTTTTCAGGGTCGTATTTTAGCGATGTGGTGTCCGCGTTGTCGCCAAGACGTGCCGGCCATTGCCACGGCGCACGAGCAAACGCTCGCGTGCGTGCGCTGTCGGCAGCCGTTGGCACGGCTGTCCGACGCCAATATTGAATCCGCGGCTGGAAAGCAGGAATCCAGCGCCAAGGCCAACGTCGACGAGTTGGACCTCTTGTCGAGCGATCAGCAGGCCGAGATCGACGACCTGCTCTCACGCGCGGAGTGGTTGTTGGGCATCGACGCGGCGGCGCCGTCGCGATCGCGCTCGGCGCATTTTGTGGCCGAGATTCATGGTCCGGTGGGGGCGGTTCCTGGCCATCACTTTGGCGTCCATCACAAGCCGCCGACCGCGCGGCGAGCGCCGTGGGTGTCTTGGGCCAGTTGGGGCGCCTTGGGCGTGGCGCTAACTGGCTTTTGTTGTGGCGGTATCCTGCTGGGGTGGTCGCTCATCGCAAACCGGCAGGAACTGTGGAACATCGGCGAGACAGTGACGCTGGCCAGCCAGGTGGGGCTGTTGATCGGACTCATTTTGCAACTGGAACGGATCAGCGGCGAACGCCGACAAACCGCGAGCCGACTGACGCTGCTCGATCAGCGGGTAGAGAGCCTACGCAGCGGAACATGGACTGGCCTATTTGGCGATGAGAAATCGGACGCCACCGAAACGATGCTGGCCGACCTCAAGACACAGCTTGATACGCTGGCCACGCGACTCGGGCAGCGGCGCTCGGCATAAGCCTATAGATCAACCTTGCCGTTGGGACCTGACTGATCGCCAGCGACGCGCTCCGCCGGCAGTTCGTCGAGAAACGCCTCGACAAACTCGCCGCCATGATCGGCAATCTGGCCGGCGCGCTCCAAGAACTTTCGCGAGCGATCGCGCTGACCGTCCAGAAACAGCTCGACGCCGACAAGGAACATCAGGTCGCCGTCGCTGGGCTGATCGAGCGCGGCAGTAGCCAGCGCGTCGAGATGGGCTGTCTTGGCCACCTGGTTCCGTCCATAGAGCCGATCAAGATCGAGCGGCCAGCCGGGCCAATGGGGGTCGATCTCCAACCCCTGCCGCACGGCGTCGGCCGCTTCGCGGTAACGCTCTAGCGCCACGAGCGTTTGCGCCTCACGAAAGCGGGCTTCGGCCACGTCGGGAGTCATCTCCGCGGCGCGGCGATAGCGTCCCAGCGCGGCGGTGTAATTCTGCTCGAGAAACGCGCGATCGCCCGACTCGACCAGGCGCCGCGCGCGGGCACGCACCGCCTGATTACTGCTCTTGGGCACCGACTTTTTCTTGGATTCGATCACCAGCGGCCCGGCCGGCAGTTGGGGCTGCACGTTGCCCGAGGCGGCGACCGACGAAGCGAGCGGCGCGCGCGGCACGGCGGCGTCGATCATGCGCCAAGCGGCGGCGGGACCATAAATCTGCTCCGCAGGCAAATAGGCAGGAGGCAGCGCGATGGGCCAACCATAGCCTGGAAAGCAACCGGGCCGTGCCCAAACACCGCCCCCCCAAACCGGCGCGCCCCATACCGGAGCGCCCCAGCCGGGCGCCCCCCAGATGGGTCTCCCCCAAACCTGGCCGCCCCACCAGGGATTCCACGTGCCAAATGCGAACGACGTGCCGGGAGCGCCAACAAAGCCGATGCTGGTATTGGACCAACTCGATCCGAACCCGCCGCGAATCGCCTGGGTGTTGCCGAGATAATTGGCCGACCAAGGTTGATGCACCTGGCTTTGTTTGTAGCCGGGGGGTATCGCGCCGGGCGCCGTTTGCGCCCAAAGGGAGTGCGTCGCCAAGAACGATGCAAGCGTGACGCAAAGCGCGCCCAACCAACCGCGAAACATGACAATTGCCTTTCGTGGCGCGGAAGTCGCCAGCGTCATTATTCGTTCTAGGGATGATGTCGGCAAGCGATCAAGAGGCACGCAGAAACCGCGCCGCGGGAAAGCGACATCCACTAAGATGGGCGCCGGGGCGGCAACGATTGGTCACTTTCGGCGACAGTTTCCATGCAGCCAGCCCTGTCTCAAGTCTGTTCGCTCTCCAGCACATTGGAAAAAGACATTGAGGATTACGCCGCTGGGCAGTGCCGCGCGGTGGAATTGTGGCTCGGCAAGGTGGAAGGTTATCTCGAAACGCACACGGTCGACGACGTGCGCCGCCTGCTCGACGAACGAGAAATGACGGCGCCGGTGGCCAGCTTTCAGGGGGGCCTCCTGTTAAGTCAGGGAGAAGCGCGGCGCGAGCACTGGGATCATTTTGAACGCCGACTGGCCCTGTGTCGACAACTGAAGGTGGGCACGCTGGTAGTCGCCGGCGACTTGATGGGACCGCTCGCGCAGCAAGATTTGGACCGCGCGCTGGTTTCGCTGCGACAGGCCGCCAACAGCGCTGGCGAGGCGGGGGTGCGGCTGGCGCTGGAATTTCAATGCCGCGCCACGTTCGCCAACAACCTGCAAACAGCCGCGGCGCTCGTGGAGGAGTTGAGCGAGCCGAGCCTGGGGCTCTGCCTGGACGCGCTGCATTACTACTGCGGACCGAGCAAGACCGAGGATTTAGGACTGCTCACAACCGCCAACTTGTTTCATGTGCAGCTTTGCGACTTGGCGGGTCAGCCGCGCGAGACGGCCACCGACAGCGACCGGATACTGCCGGGCGACGGCGATATTCCGCTGGCGCCAATCATCGAGACGTTGGGCGCGATCGGTTATCGCGGGCATGTGTCGGTGGAGGTGATGAATCCGCAGATCTGGCAGGCGCCAGCCCGGCAGTTTGGCGAGGTGGCCATGACGGCGCTGCGCAAGCTGCTGGGGCAAGCAAGCATGGGGTGAAGTGCCTCGCGAGCAAATCCCAGCGATCATTTGCCAATCCTGAAGCGAAACGTTCCGTGAATTTAGACCAAGCTATTCTTACCGATCACGCTCAATTTCAACTGGCGAGGCGCCACTTGGATCATGCTGATATCATGTCCGTATTGGCTGATCCCGAGTCGGTCGATACGATTCGCCCGGGCAGAGTTGTTGCGCAACGGCTGATCGGCAACTACCTATTTCGCGTATTTGTGGATACGGATCGATTCCCTCCCGAGATAGTGACTGCCTATCGTTCCAGTCGGTTTCAACGATATAGAAAGCCACGATGAAGGCGACTTACGATTCCAAGACCGATACGCTCACGCTGGTTCTGAAGGCCGCAGCGGTGGCTGAAAGCGACGAGGGGCATCCCGGAGTCGTTCTGGACTACGATGCGAACGGCGACTTGATCGGCATTGAGGTGCTCGATGCGTCGCGCCGCGTTTCGGATGCGCGCGTCATGGACTTTGAGGTTACCGGCTAGCCTCGGTACCGCTGCATTTCAGACTTGGGCCACGTCGCACTAATGCGAGTGTCCGTGGTGGCCGGCGCCAAACGAGGTGTGCTCCTTGTTGCCGCCAGAGCGCACGTAGGCCAACAGGTCCAAAATCTCCTCGTGCGTCAGCTTGTCGAGCAGTCC
The sequence above is drawn from the Pirellulales bacterium genome and encodes:
- a CDS encoding tetratricopeptide repeat protein; translation: MFRGWLGALCVTLASFLATHSLWAQTAPGAIPPGYKQSQVHQPWSANYLGNTQAIRGGFGSSWSNTSIGFVGAPGTSFAFGTWNPWWGGQVWGRPIWGAPGWGAPVWGAPVWGGGVWARPGCFPGYGWPIALPPAYLPAEQIYGPAAAWRMIDAAVPRAPLASSVAASGNVQPQLPAGPLVIESKKKSVPKSSNQAVRARARRLVESGDRAFLEQNYTAALGRYRRAAEMTPDVAEARFREAQTLVALERYREAADAVRQGLEIDPHWPGWPLDLDRLYGRNQVAKTAHLDALATAALDQPSDGDLMFLVGVELFLDGQRDRSRKFLERAGQIADHGGEFVEAFLDELPAERVAGDQSGPNGKVDL
- a CDS encoding sugar phosphate isomerase/epimerase; amino-acid sequence: MQPALSQVCSLSSTLEKDIEDYAAGQCRAVELWLGKVEGYLETHTVDDVRRLLDEREMTAPVASFQGGLLLSQGEARREHWDHFERRLALCRQLKVGTLVVAGDLMGPLAQQDLDRALVSLRQAANSAGEAGVRLALEFQCRATFANNLQTAAALVEELSEPSLGLCLDALHYYCGPSKTEDLGLLTTANLFHVQLCDLAGQPRETATDSDRILPGDGDIPLAPIIETLGAIGYRGHVSVEVMNPQIWQAPARQFGEVAMTALRKLLGQASMG
- a CDS encoding DUF4258 domain-containing protein, with protein sequence MNLDQAILTDHAQFQLARRHLDHADIMSVLADPESVDTIRPGRVVAQRLIGNYLFRVFVDTDRFPPEIVTAYRSSRFQRYRKPR
- a CDS encoding DUF2283 domain-containing protein, translated to MKATYDSKTDTLTLVLKAAAVAESDEGHPGVVLDYDANGDLIGIEVLDASRRVSDARVMDFEVTG